The following proteins come from a genomic window of Yinghuangia sp. ASG 101:
- a CDS encoding ABC transporter substrate-binding protein, protein MASYSARRAARRWALGMVVPLVFVAACGRSGDMRVAEGGEGGGGVAVQPTGADPGAQGTGAPGDFGDLKGLCGPRPADFQPTGKQVRGVTDTEIKVTTMGDPGNQIQPGLGQEFFDIADAFTKWCNDAGGINGRKISVTKRDGMLTQAATKITEACQTDFMHVGGGNPLDNTTVGPRLGCKLGAVPAYVVTTEALKAPLQVQPGGTTADEGIVGPLKALFEKFPEAKDKVGVLGQNLGALGAIADRYEASVEKAGGTVVSKQLAAPMGQEWRTIVESMKAADVKILFSAGAFSINATPFVQEMNNSGWEPLAVVSEMSSYNHFNIQTAKDADMPPFYIYTPFWPQELADRKPAAKLAVDLLHTKDKDARLEYFHYSGLNAWLLWAAAVRDCGADLTVDCVLEKAQRTGWTAGGLFAPSDPATPDKMTNTRCYTMLKLDPAKGVFDYDEETTKPDTDTIFSCSPDNVVKLDRTYS, encoded by the coding sequence ATGGCGTCATATTCCGCAAGGCGTGCGGCGCGGCGATGGGCACTGGGCATGGTCGTGCCGCTCGTCTTCGTCGCGGCCTGCGGCCGGTCGGGGGACATGCGGGTCGCGGAAGGCGGTGAAGGGGGAGGCGGCGTCGCCGTGCAGCCGACGGGCGCCGACCCGGGCGCCCAAGGCACCGGCGCCCCCGGGGACTTCGGTGACCTCAAGGGCCTGTGCGGGCCGCGCCCCGCCGACTTCCAGCCGACCGGGAAGCAGGTCCGCGGCGTCACCGACACCGAGATCAAGGTGACGACGATGGGCGACCCGGGCAACCAGATCCAGCCGGGCCTGGGCCAGGAGTTCTTCGACATCGCCGACGCGTTCACCAAGTGGTGCAACGACGCGGGCGGCATCAACGGCCGCAAGATCTCGGTGACCAAGCGGGACGGCATGCTCACCCAGGCCGCCACCAAGATCACCGAGGCCTGCCAGACCGACTTCATGCACGTCGGCGGCGGCAACCCGCTCGACAACACGACCGTCGGCCCGCGGCTCGGCTGCAAGCTGGGCGCGGTGCCCGCCTACGTCGTCACCACCGAGGCCCTCAAGGCGCCGCTCCAGGTCCAGCCGGGCGGCACCACCGCCGACGAAGGCATCGTCGGCCCGCTCAAGGCCCTGTTCGAGAAATTCCCCGAGGCGAAGGACAAGGTCGGCGTCCTCGGCCAGAACCTCGGCGCGCTCGGAGCCATCGCGGACCGGTACGAGGCCTCCGTCGAGAAGGCGGGCGGCACCGTCGTCAGCAAGCAACTCGCCGCCCCGATGGGGCAGGAGTGGCGCACGATCGTCGAGTCCATGAAGGCCGCCGACGTCAAGATCCTGTTCAGCGCGGGCGCGTTCTCCATCAACGCCACCCCGTTCGTCCAGGAGATGAACAACTCGGGCTGGGAGCCGCTGGCGGTCGTCTCGGAGATGTCGTCGTACAACCACTTCAACATCCAGACCGCCAAAGACGCCGACATGCCGCCCTTCTACATCTACACGCCGTTCTGGCCGCAGGAACTGGCCGACCGGAAACCGGCCGCGAAGCTCGCCGTCGACCTCCTGCACACCAAGGACAAGGACGCCCGCCTGGAGTACTTCCACTACTCCGGCCTCAACGCCTGGCTCCTGTGGGCCGCCGCCGTACGGGACTGCGGTGCCGACCTCACCGTCGACTGCGTCCTGGAGAAGGCCCAGCGCACCGGCTGGACGGCCGGCGGACTCTTCGCACCCAGCGACCCCGCCACACCGGACAAGATGACCAACACCCGCTGCTACACGATGCTGAAGCTCGATCCGGCCAAGGGCGTCTTCGACTACGACGAGGAGACCACCAAGCCCGACACCGACACGATCTTCAGCTGCTCGCCCGACAACGTGGTCAAGCTCGACCGGACCTACTCCTGA
- a CDS encoding ABC transporter permease, translated as MQEFITFTIIGLATGGIYAITAGGLTLTYTTTGIFNFAHGATGMFAAFLYWQTHYGWGWPVWLALVTCLLVFAPAFGILLHLVIMRRLEGTSQATRLMVTVAILLALVAAVSWIWDPNKNRTVQPFFRGHVLKIGGVNIPYSDLTTLGVALAVAVGLWVLLTRTRIGVAMRATVDDRPLSVLNGSRPEAAGMLAWAIGTSLAALAGILVAPKLSLSPLPLTLLIVNAYAAAVIGRLRSLPMTFVGALVIGVAGAYATNYIPKWDQGAPYLAGFISVVPVVVLFIALLLLPQSQLRGHSASRTREFSRVPTWRGGAFFAVAVVFGAIVAARTLSRTDLFGSTQMWGFGIIGLSMIPLIGYAGQLSLCQLSFAGIGAVTVGHLGGGGNPLALLWAALICAVIGAVVALPALRLSGIYLALATAAFAVALDRWIFQLPQWTWGDHDFQVFKSGTLQAERFDLPLVDIDGDRAYFVFGAVMFALCSLLVIAIRRGEFGRRLLALKDSPAACATLGMNHKLTTLSVFATSAAVAGIGGGVYAGAVRSVSATNFEFFAGLSILMAMVIAGLTAPGAALFGAVLLGTPLMTNLFPDWTQLTTILIGLNGIALGRNPNGMIAAQLRPKWDPALRHPYVLAGASALVVLAYLAREAELLGNYGMLIVIAVAVVGVSSVSRGLDTRAAADRGDGTSDLPEGMTAPPEHLGADKPFTPADIAALDRELGLPASTALPVAAPALPGGRHGS; from the coding sequence GTGCAAGAGTTCATCACCTTCACGATCATCGGGCTGGCCACCGGCGGGATCTACGCGATCACCGCCGGGGGCCTGACCCTCACGTACACCACCACGGGCATCTTCAACTTCGCGCACGGCGCGACCGGGATGTTCGCGGCGTTCCTCTACTGGCAGACGCACTACGGCTGGGGCTGGCCCGTCTGGCTCGCGCTCGTGACGTGCCTGCTGGTGTTCGCGCCCGCGTTCGGCATCCTGCTGCACCTGGTGATCATGCGCCGCCTGGAGGGAACGTCGCAGGCGACACGGCTCATGGTCACGGTCGCGATCCTCCTCGCGCTCGTCGCGGCGGTCTCATGGATCTGGGACCCCAACAAGAACCGCACCGTCCAGCCGTTCTTCCGCGGCCACGTGCTGAAGATCGGCGGCGTCAACATCCCCTACAGCGACCTCACCACGCTCGGCGTCGCCCTCGCCGTCGCGGTCGGGCTGTGGGTGCTGCTGACCAGGACGCGCATCGGCGTCGCGATGCGGGCGACCGTCGACGACCGCCCGCTCTCGGTGCTCAACGGCTCCCGGCCCGAGGCGGCGGGCATGCTCGCGTGGGCGATCGGCACCAGCCTCGCCGCACTGGCCGGTATCCTCGTCGCGCCCAAGCTGTCGCTGAGCCCGCTGCCGCTGACCCTCCTCATCGTCAACGCGTACGCCGCCGCGGTCATCGGGCGGCTGCGCAGCCTGCCGATGACATTCGTCGGGGCGCTGGTCATCGGCGTGGCCGGGGCGTACGCGACCAACTACATCCCCAAGTGGGACCAAGGCGCCCCCTACCTCGCCGGGTTCATCTCGGTCGTCCCGGTAGTCGTGCTGTTCATCGCGCTGCTGCTCCTGCCGCAGTCGCAACTGCGCGGCCACAGCGCGAGCCGCACCCGGGAGTTCTCCCGCGTGCCGACCTGGCGCGGCGGCGCGTTCTTCGCGGTCGCGGTCGTCTTCGGCGCGATCGTGGCGGCGCGCACCCTCTCGCGCACCGACCTGTTCGGCAGCACCCAGATGTGGGGCTTCGGCATCATCGGCCTCTCGATGATCCCCCTCATCGGATACGCCGGCCAACTCTCCCTGTGCCAGCTGAGTTTCGCCGGAATCGGCGCGGTCACGGTCGGCCATCTCGGCGGCGGCGGCAACCCGCTGGCCCTGCTGTGGGCGGCGCTGATCTGCGCGGTCATCGGGGCGGTCGTCGCGCTGCCGGCGCTCCGCCTGTCCGGCATCTATCTGGCGCTCGCCACCGCGGCGTTCGCCGTCGCCCTGGACCGCTGGATCTTCCAACTGCCCCAATGGACCTGGGGGGACCACGACTTCCAGGTCTTCAAGAGCGGCACCCTCCAGGCGGAACGGTTCGACCTCCCGCTGGTCGACATCGACGGCGACCGCGCCTACTTCGTCTTCGGCGCCGTCATGTTCGCATTGTGCAGCCTGCTCGTGATCGCCATCCGCCGCGGCGAGTTCGGCCGGCGCCTGCTCGCCCTCAAGGACAGCCCGGCCGCGTGCGCGACACTCGGCATGAACCACAAGCTCACCACACTCTCGGTGTTCGCCACCTCGGCCGCCGTCGCCGGAATCGGCGGCGGCGTGTACGCGGGGGCGGTGCGCTCGGTCAGCGCCACCAACTTCGAGTTCTTCGCGGGGCTTTCGATCCTGATGGCGATGGTCATCGCCGGTCTGACGGCCCCCGGCGCGGCCCTGTTCGGCGCCGTCCTGCTCGGCACGCCGCTCATGACCAACCTGTTCCCCGACTGGACGCAGCTGACCACGATCCTCATCGGCCTCAACGGCATCGCGCTGGGCCGCAACCCCAACGGCATGATCGCCGCGCAGCTGCGGCCCAAGTGGGATCCGGCGCTGCGGCACCCCTACGTCCTGGCCGGAGCGAGCGCGCTCGTGGTCCTGGCGTACCTCGCCCGGGAAGCCGAACTCCTCGGCAACTACGGCATGCTCATCGTGATCGCCGTCGCGGTGGTCGGCGTCTCGTCGGTCTCACGCGGCCTCGACACGCGGGCCGCCGCGGACCGGGGCGACGGCACCTCCGACCTGCCCGAGGGCATGACCGCGCCACCCGAACACCTCGGCGCCGACAAGCCGTTCACCCCCGCCGACATCGCGGCGCTCGACCGGGAGCTGGGCCTGCCCGCGTCCACCGCCCTCCCGGTCGCCGCCCCCGCCCTCCCCGGAGGCCGCCATGGGTCTTGA
- a CDS encoding spermidine synthase, with product MPVKREDDIATTVVDRVTTENGELVLRCVGSHFEIISNGTFLMDTRDGQSERLLVDAAVDAAADAAGAAGLRVLIGGLGVGFSLGAAVARPEVGHIVVVERELPVITWQSGPLAPFSDHAPHDPRVEIRHTDLVAWVHAAADDAAGEVPSGAERFDVLCLDIDNGPDWTVTSSNDSLYGDAGLRALRRRLRPGGVLAVWSAAASPAFAARLAAVFDDVRAEEVPVRVPRGVPDVVYLAR from the coding sequence ATGCCGGTGAAGCGAGAAGACGACATTGCCACGACCGTCGTCGACCGCGTCACGACGGAGAACGGCGAACTCGTCCTGCGGTGCGTCGGTTCGCATTTCGAGATCATCAGCAACGGCACGTTTCTGATGGACACGCGCGACGGTCAGTCCGAACGCCTGCTCGTGGACGCCGCGGTCGACGCGGCGGCCGACGCGGCGGGCGCCGCCGGTCTGCGCGTCCTGATCGGCGGCCTCGGCGTCGGGTTCTCCCTCGGCGCTGCGGTCGCGCGCCCCGAGGTCGGCCACATCGTGGTCGTCGAGCGCGAACTGCCCGTCATCACCTGGCAGTCCGGCCCGCTCGCGCCGTTCTCCGACCACGCGCCGCACGATCCCCGCGTCGAGATCCGCCACACCGACCTGGTCGCGTGGGTGCACGCGGCGGCCGACGACGCGGCCGGGGAAGTCCCGTCCGGGGCCGAGCGGTTCGACGTGCTCTGCCTCGACATCGACAACGGCCCCGACTGGACGGTCACGTCGTCGAACGACTCCCTCTACGGCGACGCGGGCCTGCGCGCCCTGCGCCGACGGCTGCGGCCCGGCGGGGTGCTCGCGGTGTGGAGCGCGGCGGCCAGCCCCGCGTTCGCGGCGCGGTTGGCGGCGGTGTTCGACGACGTGCGGGCCGAGGAGGTGCCGGTACGTGTGCCGCGCGGCGTCCCGGACGTCGTCTATCTGGCCCGCTGA
- a CDS encoding response regulator, whose product MNEPTRPYEADTAERHGAAGAPKAPSGPGGWHGTGGPADPARPRATTRILLADDHALVRRGVRLILDSEPDLRVAAEADDGAEAVALARSEDIDLAVLDIAMPRMTGLQAARELSRLRPELRILFLTMYDNEQYFFEALRVGASGYVLKSVADRDLVEACHAAMRGEPFIYPGAVTALVRGYLDRIRQGDPLPRRAITDREEEILKLVAEGHSSKEIADILVISAKTVERHRANLLQKLGLKDRLELTRYAIRAGLIEP is encoded by the coding sequence ATGAACGAGCCGACGCGGCCGTACGAGGCCGACACGGCGGAACGCCACGGCGCCGCGGGCGCGCCCAAGGCACCGTCCGGGCCCGGCGGATGGCACGGCACCGGCGGCCCGGCCGACCCGGCCCGGCCGCGTGCGACCACCCGCATCCTGCTGGCCGACGACCACGCCCTGGTGCGCCGCGGGGTCCGCCTGATCCTCGACAGCGAGCCTGACCTCCGGGTCGCCGCCGAGGCCGACGACGGCGCCGAAGCCGTCGCGCTCGCCCGCAGCGAGGACATCGACCTCGCCGTCCTCGACATCGCCATGCCCCGCATGACCGGCCTCCAGGCCGCCCGCGAACTGTCCCGGCTGCGCCCCGAACTGCGCATCCTGTTCCTGACGATGTACGACAACGAGCAGTACTTCTTCGAGGCCCTGCGGGTCGGCGCGAGCGGCTACGTGCTCAAGTCCGTCGCGGACCGCGATCTCGTGGAGGCCTGCCACGCGGCCATGCGCGGAGAACCGTTCATCTACCCCGGCGCGGTCACCGCCCTCGTCCGCGGCTACCTCGACCGCATCCGGCAGGGCGACCCGCTGCCCCGGCGCGCGATCACCGACCGCGAGGAGGAGATCCTCAAACTCGTCGCGGAGGGCCACTCCTCCAAGGAGATCGCCGACATCCTCGTCATCAGCGCCAAGACCGTCGAGCGGCACCGCGCCAACCTCCTCCAGAAGCTCGGCCTCAAGGACCGCCTCGAACTGACCCGGTACGCGATCCGCGCCGGGCTCATCGAGCCGTGA
- a CDS encoding HAMP domain-containing sensor histidine kinase, producing MTLFWRIFLLNGAVLVVAAVLLFGPVTVSSPVRLSEAMVLIPGLVGMLVINAVILRMSLSPLERLARAMTTADLLHPGARVRVTGPGEIADLITTYNTMLERLETERAATSAYVLSGQESERRRIAQELHDEVGQTLTAVLLQLKHTANHAPDSLRDDLHMAQETTRDGLDEIRRIARRLRPGVLEELGLVSALRALAGEIGTPALAVQVRIGPQLPPLAPETEVVLYRVAQEGLTNAARHSGADRAVMHLNAAPHKDADGVELAIHDNGLGLQGAAEGAGIRGMRERALLIGAELTIGPGASGGTDVRLRVPAHTEGGA from the coding sequence GTGACGCTGTTCTGGCGGATCTTCCTGCTGAACGGCGCCGTCCTGGTCGTCGCGGCGGTCCTGCTCTTCGGCCCGGTCACGGTGTCGTCGCCCGTGCGCCTGAGCGAGGCGATGGTGCTCATCCCCGGGCTCGTCGGGATGCTCGTCATCAACGCGGTCATCCTGCGCATGTCGCTCTCCCCGCTCGAACGCCTCGCCCGGGCCATGACCACCGCCGACCTGCTGCACCCCGGCGCCCGCGTCCGCGTCACCGGCCCGGGGGAGATCGCCGACCTGATCACGACGTACAACACGATGCTCGAACGCCTCGAAACCGAACGCGCCGCCACCAGTGCCTACGTCCTTTCCGGCCAGGAGTCCGAACGCCGCCGGATCGCGCAGGAACTCCACGACGAAGTCGGGCAGACCCTCACCGCCGTGCTCCTCCAGCTCAAACACACCGCCAACCACGCCCCCGACTCGCTGCGGGACGACCTCCACATGGCCCAGGAGACGACCCGCGACGGCCTCGACGAGATCCGCCGCATCGCCCGCAGACTGCGCCCCGGCGTCCTGGAGGAACTGGGCCTCGTCAGCGCGCTCCGGGCGCTCGCCGGCGAGATCGGCACCCCCGCCCTCGCGGTACAGGTCCGGATCGGCCCGCAACTGCCACCCCTCGCCCCGGAGACCGAAGTCGTGCTCTACCGCGTCGCCCAGGAAGGGCTGACGAACGCCGCCCGCCACTCCGGCGCCGACCGCGCGGTCATGCACCTGAACGCCGCCCCGCACAAGGACGCGGACGGCGTCGAACTGGCCATCCACGACAACGGACTCGGCCTACAGGGCGCCGCGGAGGGCGCGGGCATCCGGGGCATGCGCGAGCGCGCGCTCCTGATCGGCGCGGAACTGACCATCGGCCCGGGAGCGTCGGGCGGCACCGACGTGCGCCTGCGGGTGCCGGCCCACACGGAGGGAGGAGCATGA
- a CDS encoding DUF6343 family protein: MPRIPRSQRRGTEPNDAVTDLPLRRALSRWALIAGLIAAVLCAWGAATAAEHRGVWIFAAAVSAATALVAAVDLTIVRRRMREVRPGPDRHTGPTPPR, encoded by the coding sequence ATGCCGAGGATCCCCCGGTCCCAGCGTCGCGGGACCGAACCAAACGATGCGGTGACCGACCTCCCCCTGCGCCGGGCCCTGTCCCGATGGGCGCTGATCGCGGGTCTCATCGCCGCCGTGCTGTGCGCGTGGGGGGCGGCGACGGCTGCCGAGCACCGCGGGGTGTGGATCTTCGCGGCGGCGGTGTCCGCGGCGACCGCGCTGGTGGCGGCGGTGGACCTGACCATCGTCCGCAGGCGCATGCGCGAGGTCCGGCCCGGTCCCGACCGGCACACCGGACCGACACCCCCCCGGTAA
- a CDS encoding acyl-CoA dehydrogenase family protein has translation MTEIPSLLYTDIEDDLRAALRGLLADRCAWSDVLARIDGDEPYDDALWKAVAVELGLAGLLVPESLGGAGATARESAVAMEELGRAVAPVPYLASAVLATAALLAAPEGTVRDDALRALASGARTATLAVPATTWPGSGFPDALGGTPHGDGRVRLRGTVTAVPAADRADVLVLPVVVDGAPCLAVADASAEGVSRSRTTTLDATRPVGTVVLDDVTATAIAAAGPAEEALRRALTVGAALLASEQLAVAERALEETVGYLKVRHQFGRPIGSYQALRHRAADLWADIAAARAAARYAAAAVAEESPDAAVAASLAQAFCGDVAVHAAEECVQMHGGIGFTWEHPAHLYLKRAMSTNLLLGTPDRHRGHLATLVGLPPTP, from the coding sequence ATGACCGAAATCCCCTCGCTCCTCTACACGGACATCGAGGACGACCTGCGCGCCGCCCTGCGGGGGCTGCTCGCGGACCGGTGCGCGTGGTCCGACGTGCTGGCCCGGATCGACGGCGACGAGCCGTACGACGACGCGCTGTGGAAGGCCGTCGCGGTCGAACTCGGCCTCGCGGGGCTGCTCGTGCCCGAATCACTCGGCGGAGCCGGCGCCACCGCACGGGAGTCGGCCGTCGCGATGGAGGAACTGGGCCGCGCCGTCGCGCCGGTGCCCTACCTCGCGAGCGCGGTGCTCGCCACCGCCGCACTGCTCGCGGCTCCCGAGGGGACGGTACGCGACGACGCCCTGCGCGCGCTCGCCTCCGGGGCACGGACGGCGACGCTCGCGGTACCGGCGACCACATGGCCGGGCAGCGGGTTCCCCGACGCGCTCGGGGGAACACCCCACGGCGACGGGCGCGTTCGCTTGCGCGGCACGGTGACCGCCGTACCGGCCGCCGACCGGGCCGATGTCCTCGTGCTGCCCGTCGTCGTCGACGGCGCGCCGTGCCTCGCGGTCGCGGACGCCTCAGCGGAGGGCGTCTCCCGGTCGCGCACCACGACACTCGACGCGACCCGGCCCGTGGGGACCGTCGTCCTCGACGACGTCACGGCGACCGCCATCGCCGCCGCGGGACCCGCCGAGGAGGCCCTTCGCCGGGCTCTCACCGTCGGCGCGGCGCTACTCGCGTCGGAGCAACTGGCGGTCGCGGAACGGGCGTTGGAGGAGACCGTCGGCTACCTGAAGGTCCGCCACCAGTTCGGCCGCCCGATCGGCTCCTACCAGGCGCTGCGCCACCGCGCCGCCGACCTGTGGGCCGACATCGCCGCGGCCCGCGCGGCGGCCCGCTACGCCGCGGCGGCCGTCGCCGAGGAATCCCCCGACGCGGCCGTGGCGGCATCGCTCGCCCAGGCGTTCTGCGGCGACGTCGCGGTGCACGCGGCCGAGGAATGCGTACAAATGCACGGCGGCATCGGCTTCACCTGGGAACACCCCGCCCACCTCTACCTCAAACGCGCGATGAGCACCAACCTGCTCCTGGGAACCCCGGACCGACACCGCGGACATTTGGCCACCCTGGTGGGCCTGCCACCGACACCGTGA
- a CDS encoding Mut7-C ubiquitin/RNAse domain-containing protein, with translation MSGSDAPDPSTVTLTLADDLHLFLPPRLRAGRVTAAIADESTLGHLVESAGVPLPEVGRLVVDGAETPASYRPVGGEAVEVYAVHRPQPVPGGAEPAFLLDVHLGTLARRMRLLGLDTAYHNDCDDPVLVEQANAEHRVLLTQDRGLLRRRNLWFGAYVRGVRPDAQLDDLLRRFAPRLRPWTRCTSCNGHLTAATKDSVAADVEPGTLAAFENFARCDECARVYWHGSHGGRLDEIVDTALRTVAQV, from the coding sequence ATGTCCGGATCAGACGCTCCCGACCCGTCCACCGTCACGCTGACCCTCGCGGACGACCTCCACCTGTTCCTCCCGCCCCGGCTCCGCGCCGGGCGCGTGACCGCGGCGATCGCCGACGAGTCGACGCTCGGCCACCTCGTCGAATCGGCGGGCGTACCGCTCCCCGAGGTGGGTCGGCTGGTCGTCGACGGGGCCGAGACCCCCGCGTCGTACCGCCCGGTCGGCGGCGAGGCGGTGGAGGTGTACGCGGTGCACCGGCCGCAGCCGGTCCCCGGCGGCGCCGAGCCGGCGTTCCTGCTCGACGTGCACCTGGGCACGCTGGCCCGCCGCATGCGCCTGCTGGGCCTGGACACCGCGTACCACAACGACTGCGACGACCCCGTCCTCGTCGAGCAGGCCAACGCCGAGCACCGGGTGCTCCTCACGCAGGACCGCGGCCTGCTGCGGCGCCGCAACCTGTGGTTCGGCGCCTACGTGCGCGGTGTCCGGCCGGACGCCCAACTCGACGACCTGCTGCGGCGGTTCGCCCCGCGCCTGCGTCCGTGGACGCGCTGCACCTCGTGCAACGGCCACCTGACGGCGGCCACCAAGGACTCCGTCGCCGCGGACGTCGAGCCGGGCACGCTGGCCGCGTTCGAGAACTTCGCGCGCTGCGACGAGTGCGCGCGCGTCTACTGGCACGGGTCGCACGGCGGGCGGCTCGACGAGATCGTCGACACCGCGCTGCGCACGGTCGCGCAGGTCTGA
- a CDS encoding ABC transporter ATP-binding protein, with product MTETIELPAAARASQPPVLELRGVRAAYEQVEVLHGIDLAVPAGAVVAVLGPNGAGKTTMLQIASGMMRPTAGDVWLAGRRVTGASPVDLARLGLCSIPEGRGVFPNLTVAENLWMATHRGVSRAAVEERVFPIFPRLRERRRQPAGTMSGGEQQMLAMARAIATDPAVLLVDELSMGLAPLVVEQLFETVTDIAAGGVTVLLVEQFAQTALGVADLAAVMTGGRITEVGTPEAVAAGLHSAYLGAGETAPERASTPAGAGPASVGAVRPAAPDEAPDEAPGAARRATPGEAPPEAPPVAPPVAPSRTAPETRGEPMSTNTAGVPPTAPEGTKAAPEAEVPSGGAGERTEALTAEVAGLHIKPASNTLDKQLMWLGVALMVAGIGTGIGAYIMSHSTRLPLTQRDAIVAALCGIPISIAGMALFLRYSLSGFLRFWIARLIATQQQTGPQPPPR from the coding sequence GTGACCGAGACGATCGAACTCCCCGCGGCGGCACGGGCGTCGCAGCCGCCCGTACTCGAACTGCGCGGCGTGCGAGCCGCGTACGAGCAAGTCGAAGTGCTGCACGGCATCGACCTCGCGGTGCCGGCCGGCGCGGTCGTCGCCGTCCTCGGACCCAACGGGGCGGGCAAGACCACGATGCTCCAGATCGCGTCCGGCATGATGCGGCCGACCGCCGGCGACGTCTGGCTCGCGGGCCGCCGCGTCACCGGCGCGTCCCCCGTCGACCTGGCCCGGCTCGGACTGTGCAGCATCCCCGAGGGCCGGGGGGTCTTCCCGAACCTGACCGTCGCCGAGAACCTGTGGATGGCCACCCACCGCGGCGTGTCCCGCGCGGCGGTCGAGGAGCGCGTCTTCCCGATCTTCCCCCGGCTCCGGGAACGGCGCCGCCAGCCCGCCGGGACGATGTCGGGCGGCGAACAGCAGATGCTCGCCATGGCGCGGGCCATCGCCACCGACCCCGCGGTGCTCCTCGTCGACGAACTGTCGATGGGGCTCGCACCGCTCGTCGTCGAGCAACTGTTCGAGACCGTCACCGACATCGCCGCCGGCGGCGTGACCGTGCTCCTCGTCGAACAGTTCGCCCAGACCGCGCTCGGCGTCGCCGACCTCGCGGCGGTCATGACCGGCGGACGCATCACCGAGGTCGGCACGCCCGAGGCCGTCGCGGCGGGCCTGCACAGCGCGTACCTCGGGGCCGGCGAGACGGCGCCCGAGCGCGCGAGCACACCGGCCGGCGCCGGGCCCGCCTCGGTCGGCGCGGTGCGGCCCGCCGCACCGGACGAGGCACCGGACGAGGCACCGGGCGCGGCACGACGCGCCACACCGGGCGAGGCACCCCCCGAGGCGCCACCCGTAGCACCACCCGTCGCACCATCCCGGACGGCACCCGAGACACGAGGTGAACCCATGAGCACGAACACCGCCGGTGTTCCGCCCACCGCCCCGGAGGGCACCAAGGCCGCCCCCGAGGCCGAAGTGCCTTCGGGCGGGGCGGGGGAGCGTACGGAGGCCCTGACGGCCGAGGTCGCCGGCCTGCACATCAAGCCCGCGTCGAACACCCTCGACAAGCAGCTGATGTGGCTCGGCGTGGCCCTGATGGTCGCCGGGATCGGCACCGGGATCGGCGCGTACATCATGTCCCACAGCACGCGCCTGCCCCTGACACAGCGCGACGCCATCGTCGCGGCGCTGTGCGGCATCCCGATCTCGATCGCGGGCATGGCCCTGTTCCTGCGCTACTCGCTGTCCGGATTCCTCCGCTTCTGGATCGCGCGGCTCATCGCGACGCAGCAACAAACCGGCCCCCAGCCACCGCCCCGCTGA
- a CDS encoding ABC transporter ATP-binding protein, which translates to MGLEVTGVTVRFGGHVALDNVSLHAQNGLVTGLIGPNGAGKTTMFNVITGLQAASSGTVTLDGRDVGRLAPYKRARRGMARTFQRLELFGSLTVRDNIHVAAAQYRLRHPTAESAGRTTGELIERLGLVPIADVRADSLPTGQGRMVELARALACRPRLLLLDEPASGQDESETAEFSRVLREVAAEGAAVLLVEHDMDLVMSVCDELHVLDFGRKLAQGTCAEIQADARVRAAYLGEPEASDEALGATR; encoded by the coding sequence ATGGGTCTTGAAGTCACCGGCGTCACCGTGCGGTTCGGCGGGCACGTCGCCCTCGACAACGTCAGCCTGCACGCGCAGAACGGCCTCGTCACCGGGCTCATCGGGCCCAACGGAGCCGGCAAGACCACCATGTTCAACGTCATCACCGGCCTCCAGGCCGCGAGTTCGGGAACCGTCACCCTCGACGGCCGCGACGTCGGCAGGCTCGCGCCCTACAAGCGCGCCCGGCGCGGCATGGCCCGGACCTTCCAACGCCTGGAACTCTTCGGGTCGTTGACGGTACGCGACAACATCCACGTGGCCGCCGCGCAGTACCGGCTGCGGCACCCGACGGCGGAGAGCGCGGGCAGGACCACCGGCGAACTCATCGAACGCCTCGGCCTCGTGCCGATCGCCGACGTCCGCGCCGACTCGCTGCCCACCGGGCAGGGCCGCATGGTCGAACTCGCCCGCGCGCTCGCCTGCCGCCCGCGCCTGCTGCTGCTCGACGAACCCGCCTCGGGGCAGGACGAGTCCGAGACCGCGGAGTTCTCCCGCGTGCTGCGCGAAGTGGCCGCCGAGGGAGCCGCCGTACTGCTGGTGGAACACGACATGGACCTGGTCATGTCGGTGTGCGACGAACTGCACGTACTCGACTTCGGCCGGAAACTCGCCCAGGGCACCTGCGCCGAGATCCAGGCCGACGCCCGCGTGCGGGCCGCGTACCTGGGCGAACCGGAAGCGTCCGACGAGGCCTTGGGGGCGACGCGGTGA